From Gimesia panareensis, the proteins below share one genomic window:
- a CDS encoding ABC transporter ATP-binding protein, whose amino-acid sequence MNSFTRILQYVWPFRRRLITAFFFAILVAILWGANLSVTFLVVKVLLQGERIDQYVQTQIIETEKTIKDKEHVLKEISGKLQAYQINQSDDDISTAEADAAKFAEAPVKLLSDHSRQQENLSVASSKLFALKWVQSNILPWVPEDQFDTFALILGLLLLTTMVKGLCIFTQDVIVGGVVELATMSIRKECFRKTLNLDYQSISDEGTAALMSRFTFDMQQLSQGLTLMGGKIIREPLKALACVIFAFMVNWRLTLLSFVFAPLIALVFYKIGKTLKHASQRMMESMSRIYKTLEESFESSKVIIAFNGARKHRSRFHHENKEYFKKALRIVRIDSLTSPTTEMLGLMALFIALIPGSYLVLRGKTEIWGIQLASAPMDIATLAMMYALLAGITDPARKMSSVYSKLKRTAAAAERIFAVIDRESLVKEASDPEPFPTQVESVRFNKIDFTYAQRKESTRNNEPILDGVNLEVAAGEVVLVVGENGSGKSTLVNLLPRFYDPDKGNIFINEVDIRDIRLKDLRNHIGVVSQETMLFDDSILENIRYGRPSASRHEIEVVAKKAHVLQFAESMPDGLHYNVGEKGHELSGGQRQRIALARAFLRDPEILILDEATSAIDSQSEILIHKALKEFAPGRTVFIITHSVGQSLLEFATRVVVMDSGKVVATGPHSSLVETCPQYQNLLSAQVRQRTA is encoded by the coding sequence GTGAACAGCTTTACCAGAATCCTGCAATATGTCTGGCCTTTCCGCCGTCGGCTGATTACCGCATTCTTTTTCGCCATCCTGGTCGCCATCCTCTGGGGGGCCAATCTTTCGGTCACCTTCCTGGTCGTCAAAGTTCTGCTGCAGGGAGAGCGCATCGACCAGTACGTTCAGACCCAGATCATCGAAACCGAAAAAACCATCAAAGACAAGGAGCATGTTCTTAAGGAGATCTCCGGAAAACTGCAGGCGTATCAGATCAACCAGTCTGACGACGACATCTCCACCGCCGAAGCCGATGCCGCCAAATTTGCTGAGGCCCCGGTCAAACTGCTCAGCGATCATTCACGACAACAGGAGAACCTGAGTGTAGCCTCAAGCAAACTGTTTGCACTCAAATGGGTTCAATCCAATATTCTCCCCTGGGTTCCGGAAGATCAGTTTGATACGTTCGCATTAATTCTGGGACTGCTTCTGCTCACCACGATGGTCAAAGGCCTCTGTATTTTCACGCAGGATGTCATCGTGGGAGGCGTGGTGGAACTGGCAACAATGTCCATCCGCAAAGAATGCTTCCGCAAGACGCTCAATCTCGACTATCAGAGCATCTCGGACGAAGGGACTGCAGCCTTGATGTCCCGTTTCACCTTTGACATGCAGCAGCTTTCCCAGGGACTGACGCTTATGGGCGGGAAAATTATTCGTGAACCCCTCAAAGCTCTGGCCTGTGTGATCTTTGCCTTTATGGTCAACTGGCGTCTGACTCTGCTCTCCTTCGTCTTTGCCCCCCTCATCGCCCTCGTGTTTTATAAAATCGGTAAAACGCTCAAACATGCCAGCCAGCGGATGATGGAAAGCATGTCTCGCATTTACAAGACGCTGGAAGAATCGTTCGAAAGTTCCAAGGTCATCATCGCCTTCAACGGTGCACGGAAACATCGCAGTCGGTTCCACCATGAAAATAAAGAGTACTTCAAAAAAGCACTCCGCATTGTCCGCATTGACTCGTTAACCAGCCCGACCACCGAAATGCTGGGACTGATGGCCCTCTTTATCGCCCTGATTCCCGGTTCTTACCTCGTGCTGCGGGGCAAAACGGAAATCTGGGGCATTCAGCTCGCCTCCGCCCCGATGGATATCGCGACCCTCGCAATGATGTATGCGCTGCTGGCCGGAATTACGGACCCGGCTCGAAAAATGTCTTCGGTCTACTCCAAACTGAAACGAACCGCTGCCGCCGCCGAACGCATTTTCGCAGTCATCGACCGGGAATCTCTCGTGAAAGAAGCCTCCGATCCGGAGCCCTTCCCCACGCAAGTCGAATCAGTTCGCTTCAATAAAATTGATTTCACCTACGCCCAGCGCAAAGAATCGACGCGGAATAATGAACCAATCCTGGACGGCGTCAATCTCGAAGTGGCCGCCGGGGAAGTCGTTCTGGTCGTCGGAGAAAACGGCTCAGGAAAATCGACACTGGTCAACCTGTTGCCCCGCTTCTACGATCCCGACAAAGGGAATATTTTCATCAATGAAGTCGATATTCGCGATATCCGCCTGAAAGACCTGCGGAATCACATCGGCGTGGTCTCCCAGGAAACCATGCTGTTTGATGATTCCATTCTGGAGAACATCCGCTACGGACGTCCGTCGGCCAGCCGCCATGAAATCGAAGTCGTCGCCAAAAAAGCACACGTACTCCAGTTCGCCGAATCGATGCCTGATGGGCTGCACTACAACGTCGGCGAAAAGGGACACGAACTTTCCGGCGGTCAGCGACAGCGGATCGCCCTGGCACGGGCCTTCCTGCGTGATCCGGAAATCCTCATCCTGGACGAGGCCACCTCGGCGATCGACTCTCAGAGTGAAATCCTGATTCATAAAGCCCTCAAAGAATTTGCTCCCGGACGGACCGTGTTCATCATTACGCACTCGGTCGGACAGAGCCTGCTGGAATTTGCCACCCGGGTGGTGGTCATGGACTCCGGAAAAGTCGTAGCCACCGGGCCTCACAGTTCCCTGGTCGAAACCTGTCCGCAATATCAGAATCTGCTCAGTGCCCAGGTCAGACAGCGCACCGCCTGA
- a CDS encoding lipoate--protein ligase family protein: MQSQTCHLSETVFPTPEENLALEEGLLYQINEQNSAGCLRIWEVDQYTVIMGSSNQTACNVDLTACRRDQIPVLRRCTGGGTVLLGPGCFIFSLFLRISPEQHLAGIEATTRDILDRIRETLNTRFPEHYIDLQGISDLTIQGRKFSGNSQRWLTRTLLHHGTILYDFDLDRIPRYLTSPEREPEYRSHRNHLEFVTNYPVKATDLRQALIETWQADQEELPLPVDRVRQLVEEKYATEKWNLRR, translated from the coding sequence ATGCAATCACAGACCTGCCACCTGTCAGAAACCGTATTCCCCACGCCGGAAGAAAATCTGGCGCTGGAGGAAGGCCTGCTCTACCAAATTAATGAACAGAATTCCGCAGGCTGCCTCAGAATCTGGGAGGTCGACCAGTATACCGTCATCATGGGCAGCTCCAACCAGACGGCCTGTAACGTTGACCTGACAGCCTGTCGGCGGGATCAGATACCGGTCCTGCGTCGCTGTACGGGCGGAGGCACGGTGCTGCTGGGCCCCGGTTGTTTCATCTTTTCCCTGTTCCTGCGAATCTCCCCGGAGCAGCACCTGGCAGGTATCGAAGCCACCACCCGCGACATCCTCGACCGCATCCGCGAGACTCTCAACACGCGATTTCCGGAGCATTACATCGACCTGCAGGGCATCAGCGACCTGACGATCCAGGGACGGAAGTTCTCCGGCAATTCCCAGCGCTGGCTGACACGCACCCTGTTACATCACGGCACCATTCTTTACGACTTCGACCTGGACCGGATTCCCCGCTACCTGACCAGTCCGGAGCGGGAACCCGAATATCGATCGCATCGCAACCACCTCGAATTCGTCACGAACTATCCGGTAAAAGCTACCGATCTCAGGCAGGCACTGATCGAAACCTGGCAGGCGGACCAGGAAGAATTACCATTGCCCGTCGATCGGGTGCGCCAGCTCGTGGAAGAAAAATACGCGACGGAGAAATGGAATCTCCGCCGCTGA
- a CDS encoding MATE family efflux transporter, with protein sequence MEDPSLNQQTSTVSPGSLRELANVAVPLVLSCGSLSIMHVVDRIFLTWWSTDAVAAALPAGLIQWTIMSIAMGKAMYVNTFVAQYEGANQRQRVSEAVWQGVYLALIWGGLLLLCAPFAGIFFHWIGHTAEVQALEAEYFSILCLGSGPALLSAVLSCFYTGRGQTMVVMWVNLTSVLVNMLLDYCLIFGAGPFPALGIRGAAIATVTANVSTLLLYLFIMLARHEARRYGLFNHWRFNRELFMRLIRYGFPNGLLYFIDIIGFTLFIVLVGRIGKIELAATTIAFNLNSLAFVPMMGVGTAVMTLVGKRIGEGRPQLAVTTTWKAFAVSATYMLLFAVIYVGFPELLLRPYAPEVMTEDFLKVKQAAIVLLRFAALFSFFDAMVVVFGSAIRGAGDTRFCMIYTLLTGWAIMVIPTFLVWRYADVGEKLFGSWVACTSYLGVLGIGYLIRFLAGHWKQMRVIEDHFPEPTAEDSEQPVEGALT encoded by the coding sequence ATGGAAGATCCTTCCCTCAACCAGCAGACCTCAACTGTCTCGCCGGGGAGCCTGCGCGAACTGGCCAATGTGGCAGTGCCACTGGTGCTGAGTTGCGGATCGCTGTCCATCATGCACGTGGTCGACCGGATCTTTCTGACCTGGTGGTCTACCGATGCCGTCGCGGCGGCATTGCCCGCGGGACTGATCCAATGGACGATCATGTCGATCGCGATGGGTAAAGCAATGTATGTGAATACGTTCGTTGCTCAGTACGAGGGGGCGAATCAGCGGCAGCGGGTTTCCGAAGCAGTCTGGCAGGGCGTGTACCTGGCGCTGATCTGGGGCGGTCTGCTGCTGTTATGCGCGCCTTTCGCGGGGATTTTCTTTCACTGGATCGGGCATACAGCCGAGGTTCAGGCGCTGGAAGCGGAATACTTTTCGATCCTCTGCCTGGGATCAGGTCCCGCGCTGTTGTCGGCTGTGCTTTCCTGTTTCTACACGGGGCGCGGCCAGACGATGGTGGTGATGTGGGTCAACCTGACGAGTGTGCTGGTGAATATGCTGCTCGATTACTGTCTGATTTTCGGAGCGGGTCCGTTTCCCGCACTTGGAATTCGTGGAGCCGCCATAGCGACGGTCACCGCCAATGTTTCGACGCTGTTACTGTATTTGTTTATCATGCTGGCCCGGCATGAGGCCCGCAGGTATGGACTTTTCAACCACTGGCGGTTCAATCGGGAACTGTTTATGCGACTGATCCGGTACGGGTTTCCCAACGGGCTGTTGTACTTCATTGACATCATCGGGTTTACCCTGTTCATTGTGCTGGTAGGGCGGATTGGAAAAATCGAACTGGCGGCAACCACGATTGCCTTCAACCTGAATTCGCTGGCATTTGTGCCCATGATGGGGGTCGGGACCGCGGTGATGACCCTGGTTGGAAAGCGGATTGGTGAAGGGCGGCCCCAACTGGCGGTGACGACAACGTGGAAAGCGTTTGCCGTTTCGGCGACCTATATGCTGCTGTTTGCAGTGATCTATGTCGGCTTTCCCGAACTGTTGCTCCGTCCGTACGCACCGGAAGTGATGACCGAAGACTTTCTGAAAGTCAAACAGGCAGCGATCGTGCTGCTGCGTTTCGCCGCACTGTTTTCGTTTTTCGATGCGATGGTGGTCGTCTTTGGGTCAGCGATTCGGGGAGCCGGGGATACTCGTTTCTGCATGATTTATACCCTGCTTACGGGCTGGGCCATTATGGTGATTCCGACGTTTCTGGTCTGGCGGTATGCTGATGTCGGTGAAAAGCTGTTTGGCAGCTGGGTGGCCTGTACCTCTTATCTCGGGGTACTGGGCATCGGTTATCTGATCCGGTTCCTGGCAGGGCACTGGAAGCAGATGCGGGTGATCGAAGATCATTTCCCGGAGCCGACAGCGGAAGACAGTGAGCAACCGGTGGAAGGTGCATTGACCTGA
- the odhB gene encoding 2-oxoglutarate dehydrogenase complex dihydrolipoyllysine-residue succinyltransferase yields the protein MSVEIKVPSVGESITEVQIGAWHAEQGKWVAQDSEIVELETDKATFDVPAPLDGIIVEILKKTGEMAAVGEVIGYLEEAERPADQAAPAPEKSPEKAAVAAPQAAAPAPAPTGGGSDDRVMPAAARVMAEKGLTPADITGTGPGGRILKEDVLAYQAPASSGNGAFREEEIVPMSPIRKKIAERLVEAQTNAALLTTFNEVDMSAVMELRAQYKDLFLKKYDVKLGFMSFFVKAVVDGLSQFPQINAEIRGTDLVFRNYYDIGIAVGGGKGLVVPVMRNAERLSFAEIELKINDFGQRARANKIGLDELQGGTFTITNGGVYGSLLSTPIVNPPQSGVLGMHGIQERPIAVNGQVVIRPMMYIALTYDHRVVDGREAVVFLKRVKEALEEPARMLMEI from the coding sequence ATGTCTGTTGAAATCAAGGTTCCCTCAGTCGGGGAATCCATCACCGAAGTCCAGATTGGCGCCTGGCACGCGGAACAAGGTAAATGGGTCGCTCAAGACAGTGAAATCGTTGAGCTCGAAACCGACAAAGCCACCTTTGATGTGCCGGCTCCCCTCGACGGGATTATCGTCGAAATCCTGAAGAAAACAGGCGAGATGGCAGCGGTCGGCGAAGTCATCGGTTACCTCGAAGAAGCCGAACGCCCCGCAGACCAGGCAGCACCCGCTCCCGAAAAGAGCCCCGAAAAAGCGGCTGTCGCTGCTCCCCAGGCAGCTGCTCCCGCTCCTGCCCCGACCGGCGGCGGCTCTGATGATCGAGTCATGCCGGCCGCAGCCCGGGTCATGGCCGAAAAAGGACTTACCCCGGCAGACATCACCGGCACCGGACCGGGTGGCCGGATCCTCAAAGAAGATGTGCTCGCTTACCAGGCGCCCGCCTCCTCAGGCAACGGTGCCTTCCGCGAGGAAGAGATTGTGCCCATGAGCCCCATCCGCAAGAAAATCGCGGAACGGCTTGTCGAAGCACAGACCAACGCAGCCCTGCTGACCACGTTCAACGAAGTCGACATGTCAGCCGTCATGGAACTGCGGGCTCAATACAAGGACCTGTTCCTCAAGAAATACGACGTCAAGCTCGGCTTCATGTCCTTCTTCGTCAAAGCTGTCGTCGACGGCTTGAGCCAGTTCCCGCAGATCAACGCCGAGATTCGCGGCACCGATCTGGTCTTCCGCAACTACTACGACATCGGCATCGCCGTCGGCGGCGGAAAAGGTCTGGTCGTCCCCGTCATGCGGAATGCCGAACGCCTCAGCTTTGCGGAAATCGAACTCAAGATCAACGACTTCGGCCAGCGTGCCCGGGCCAACAAGATCGGCCTCGACGAACTTCAGGGAGGCACCTTCACCATCACCAACGGTGGTGTGTATGGTTCGCTGCTCTCCACGCCAATCGTCAATCCGCCGCAGAGCGGTGTGCTTGGTATGCATGGCATCCAGGAGCGCCCCATTGCCGTGAATGGTCAGGTCGTGATTCGTCCCATGATGTATATCGCGCTCACCTACGATCATCGAGTGGTGGATGGCCGGGAAGCCGTTGTCTTCCTCAAACGGGTCAAAGAAGCACTCGAAGAACCAGCTCGCATGCTGATGGAAATCTGA
- the lpdA gene encoding dihydrolipoyl dehydrogenase: MNHDLVIIGAGPGGYIAAIRAAQLGLNVACIEKERMLGGTCLRVGCIPSKALLESSELYHEAVHTFKDRGINVGSLQLDLEKMLSQKDRTVKTMGGGIDSLFKKNKITRYSGHATITAPGKVIVDDGKEQTELEAKHILIATGSEPATLPGIELDGDKVGTSTEALSYEQVPKHLVVIGGGVIGLELGAVWNRLGAKVTVLEYLDRILPTTDTEIAKEAQKIFEKQGIEFQLGCRVTGVKANKKTCDVEIADSKSIRCDRVLVAVGRRPNTDNLGLENVGIEVDKRGFIPVNAHFETSVKGIYAIGDVIGGAMLAHKAEDEGVTFAEYLVTGYGHINYDTIPSVAYTNPEIAAVGKTEDQLKEAGIEYRKGSFPFLANGRARAMGQTEGRVKMLADAQTDRVLGVHILGPRAGDLIAECAVAMEFGASSEDIARCCHAHPTLAEAIKEAALAVDKRALNF; this comes from the coding sequence ATGAACCACGATCTGGTTATTATCGGTGCTGGTCCCGGTGGGTATATCGCAGCCATTCGTGCTGCACAGCTCGGTTTGAATGTCGCCTGCATCGAAAAGGAACGCATGCTGGGCGGCACCTGTCTGCGAGTCGGTTGTATCCCCAGTAAAGCCCTGCTCGAATCCAGCGAACTCTATCACGAAGCAGTGCACACCTTCAAGGATCGCGGCATCAACGTCGGCTCGCTCCAGCTCGACCTGGAAAAGATGCTCAGCCAGAAAGACCGCACCGTCAAAACCATGGGTGGCGGCATCGACTCCCTGTTCAAAAAGAACAAGATCACCCGCTACAGCGGTCACGCGACCATCACCGCACCAGGCAAGGTCATCGTCGATGACGGCAAGGAACAGACTGAACTCGAAGCCAAACACATTCTGATTGCCACCGGCAGCGAACCTGCGACTCTGCCCGGCATCGAACTTGATGGCGATAAGGTCGGCACCAGCACCGAAGCCCTCTCTTACGAACAGGTCCCCAAACACCTGGTCGTGATCGGCGGTGGCGTGATTGGCCTCGAACTGGGAGCCGTCTGGAACCGCCTCGGTGCCAAAGTCACCGTCCTGGAATACCTCGACCGGATTCTCCCCACCACCGACACGGAAATCGCCAAAGAAGCTCAGAAGATCTTCGAAAAACAGGGCATCGAATTCCAGCTGGGCTGCCGCGTCACAGGCGTCAAAGCCAACAAAAAAACCTGCGATGTGGAAATCGCCGACAGCAAGTCCATCCGCTGCGATCGCGTTCTGGTCGCGGTCGGCAGACGTCCCAACACGGATAATCTCGGGCTGGAAAACGTCGGGATCGAAGTCGACAAGCGCGGTTTCATTCCCGTGAATGCCCACTTCGAAACGTCCGTCAAAGGCATCTACGCCATCGGCGATGTCATCGGCGGGGCAATGCTGGCCCACAAGGCAGAAGACGAAGGAGTCACTTTCGCCGAGTACCTCGTGACCGGCTACGGACACATCAATTACGACACCATCCCCAGCGTGGCGTATACCAATCCGGAAATCGCTGCCGTCGGGAAGACCGAAGATCAGCTCAAGGAAGCGGGCATCGAATACCGCAAAGGTTCCTTCCCCTTCCTGGCCAACGGCCGGGCCCGCGCCATGGGACAGACAGAAGGCCGCGTTAAAATGCTGGCCGATGCCCAGACCGACCGCGTCCTGGGGGTACACATCCTGGGACCGCGTGCCGGGGACCTGATCGCCGAATGTGCCGTGGCGATGGAGTTCGGTGCCAGCAGCGAAGATATTGCCCGCTGCTGTCACGCACATCCAACCCTGGCGGAAGCCATCAAGGAAGCTGCGCTGGCCGTCGACAAACGTGCCCTCAACTTCTGA
- a CDS encoding PadR family transcriptional regulator, whose translation MMNPQLFAGTLEMLILELVSEGPTYGYEITQQVTNRSAREFELKEGSLYPALHKLQRKKLLKSFWREVDGRRRKYYELTTQGQKVLNEKRQEWKQFSSAVDRILGAESGLA comes from the coding sequence ATGATGAATCCTCAGTTATTTGCAGGCACGCTGGAGATGCTCATTCTGGAACTGGTTTCCGAGGGGCCCACGTATGGTTACGAAATTACGCAACAGGTGACGAATCGTTCGGCCCGTGAATTCGAGCTGAAAGAGGGGAGCCTGTATCCGGCGTTGCACAAGCTGCAGCGGAAAAAGCTGCTGAAATCGTTCTGGCGTGAAGTCGATGGTCGTCGGCGGAAGTATTACGAGCTGACGACGCAGGGGCAGAAGGTCCTGAATGAGAAGCGTCAGGAGTGGAAGCAGTTCTCATCCGCCGTGGACCGGATTCTGGGAGCAGAAAGTGGCCTGGCCTGA
- a CDS encoding SMP-30/gluconolactonase/LRE family protein: protein MKNILNWSAALLALIVVSAPLQAADQIPGIGPVSKPVKVFTDFKFTEGPAFDLKGNLYFTDIPDNKIYKVDTKGKLSVFLEPSNHCNGLMLDGSGKLLACEMDGRLVSINLKNKKVKPLAAEYKGKRFNAPNDLVVDRTGGIYFTDPHFRAPEPLPQGKVAVYYRSADGKVTRLIDDLKAPNGVILSPDEKTLYVIPSMQKEMWAYPVTAPGKIGKGRVFCTLKQAEGYKEPGSGGDGLTIDTNGNLYITTGLGLQVYSPEGKLLGIIEVPEKPANVTFGGKDNSSLFITARTSLYRIDTKAKGHRFPGKSS from the coding sequence ATGAAAAACATACTGAACTGGTCCGCCGCCCTGCTCGCCCTGATCGTCGTTTCAGCCCCCCTGCAGGCCGCCGACCAGATCCCCGGCATCGGTCCGGTAAGCAAACCCGTCAAAGTCTTCACTGACTTCAAATTCACGGAAGGTCCTGCCTTCGACCTTAAAGGGAACCTCTATTTCACCGATATTCCCGACAACAAGATCTATAAGGTCGACACCAAAGGGAAACTTTCCGTCTTCCTGGAACCTTCCAACCACTGCAACGGCCTGATGCTCGACGGCTCCGGCAAACTGCTCGCCTGCGAGATGGACGGACGTCTGGTCAGCATCAACCTGAAAAACAAAAAAGTCAAACCGCTGGCAGCCGAATACAAGGGCAAACGCTTTAACGCCCCCAACGACCTCGTGGTGGACCGTACAGGTGGTATCTACTTCACCGACCCCCACTTCCGGGCCCCCGAGCCCCTGCCCCAGGGCAAAGTCGCCGTCTACTACCGCTCCGCAGATGGAAAAGTGACCCGGCTGATTGACGACCTCAAAGCCCCCAACGGCGTGATCCTCTCCCCGGATGAAAAGACACTCTACGTCATCCCCAGCATGCAGAAGGAAATGTGGGCCTATCCCGTCACCGCGCCCGGAAAAATCGGCAAAGGCCGCGTATTCTGCACCTTAAAACAGGCAGAAGGTTACAAAGAACCGGGCAGTGGAGGCGATGGCCTGACGATCGATACCAACGGCAACCTCTACATCACTACCGGACTGGGACTGCAGGTCTATTCGCCCGAAGGGAAACTGCTGGGCATCATCGAAGTCCCGGAAAAGCCTGCGAATGTCACCTTCGGCGGCAAGGATAATTCAAGCCTGTTCATTACCGCACGCACCTCGCTGTACCGGATCGATACCAAAGCGAAAGGACACCGGTTCCCGGGAAAATCGTCCTGA
- a CDS encoding DUF1700 domain-containing protein, with amino-acid sequence MSWPEISVDDFPPRRDDEPSSLRQDIIDELSDHFVCALNRELHKNPDEQVAKRRVLEQFGDPIKIARQLWLDAMKEKMMSQRILTGMSVVMAACCIAVVGIAWSMMQESRAFNLQMLEQFKQAQERSAGETSGDLHLIQFQLVRDGSQDQPAVGFAGALAKYEGNNAIFTVEAVSDEKGLLDFGKLPWGEYALNLKAPWGEAPSPVQITTVPGRKYEQTIVCPAHAPQQVEVELQVNWKDRPEDEVYLLCDFRSLDLTKLKQGKYFELKSFQEIQDRKWIFQHDTKEESEYSVYLIDVSNDRATRCPLAADGNYKNLDPQQLAWHPTVEILQGEYKAPTVYLLEKSDLEQLTTLNPMIATETIAFDIRGFNLRAFAFPSNGLFVSPFRKLEIDPALVVDKTPAELKKVHGFFANSYDKTYDATDQEPNVWEINIPDLFPVTRESGSLSSVR; translated from the coding sequence GTGAGCTGGCCTGAGATCAGTGTTGACGATTTTCCGCCGCGTCGGGACGATGAACCGTCTTCATTGAGGCAGGATATTATCGATGAACTCAGCGACCATTTTGTATGTGCCCTGAATCGGGAGTTGCACAAGAATCCGGACGAGCAGGTGGCGAAACGGCGCGTGCTGGAACAGTTTGGTGATCCGATCAAAATCGCCCGCCAGCTATGGCTGGACGCGATGAAGGAGAAGATGATGTCACAACGAATTCTGACGGGAATGTCTGTAGTGATGGCAGCGTGCTGTATTGCGGTGGTGGGGATTGCCTGGTCGATGATGCAGGAAAGCCGGGCGTTCAATCTGCAGATGCTGGAGCAGTTCAAGCAGGCACAGGAACGATCAGCAGGGGAGACGTCGGGGGATCTACATCTGATCCAGTTTCAACTGGTACGGGATGGCAGTCAGGATCAGCCGGCCGTGGGTTTTGCAGGGGCATTGGCTAAATATGAAGGTAACAACGCGATTTTCACCGTTGAAGCTGTCAGTGATGAAAAGGGACTGCTGGATTTTGGTAAGCTGCCCTGGGGGGAGTATGCTTTGAATCTCAAAGCTCCCTGGGGGGAAGCTCCTTCTCCAGTGCAGATTACCACGGTTCCCGGACGCAAATATGAACAGACAATCGTCTGTCCGGCGCACGCCCCGCAGCAGGTGGAAGTCGAGTTACAGGTCAACTGGAAAGATCGACCTGAGGATGAAGTTTATCTGTTATGCGATTTTCGCTCTCTTGATTTAACTAAGTTAAAACAAGGGAAGTACTTTGAGCTGAAGTCATTTCAGGAAATACAAGATCGAAAATGGATCTTTCAGCACGATACGAAAGAGGAGTCTGAATACTCCGTGTACCTGATTGATGTGAGCAATGATCGAGCGACCCGTTGTCCTTTAGCTGCCGACGGAAATTATAAAAATCTGGATCCTCAGCAACTGGCCTGGCATCCGACTGTAGAGATCCTCCAGGGAGAATATAAGGCACCCACTGTCTATCTGTTGGAGAAGAGTGATCTGGAACAGTTAACAACATTAAACCCGATGATCGCAACGGAAACCATCGCATTTGATATACGGGGATTTAATCTGAGAGCCTTTGCTTTTCCAAGCAATGGATTATTTGTCTCTCCCTTCAGAAAACTTGAGATTGATCCTGCTCTGGTGGTAGACAAGACGCCAGCCGAACTGAAAAAGGTGCATGGATTCTTTGCGAACTCCTATGACAAAACCTATGACGCGACAGACCAGGAGCCCAATGTCTGGGAAATCAACATTCCCGACCTGTTCCCGGTTACTCGGGAATCCGGTTCATTGAGTAGTGTCCGGTGA
- a CDS encoding M20 family metallopeptidase → MDVVQLLKQLIAIPSVNPMGRAVSGDIYFEGRLTQFLCDYFQDLGVEYESIEVVPGRNNVIARTPVKPGVPTILMDVHQDTVPAEGMIVPPFEGTEKDGRIYGRGACDVKGSMAAMLMAFTRLVKDNPPDAANVILSCTCDEEATVQGINHLVQLWENPSGLSQILTEPPDLGLVAEPTMLDIVVAHRGATRWKIKTTGKACHSSQPNDGVNAIYRMADVIKALQVYADELTQREAHPLCGPPTLSVGVIEGGDSVNIVPDWCTIEIDRRVIPGEDGIDVMNQVEAFLKEKLPFEFEMLPPWITGVSLSDHNNGAWSDQLLKVIDTMEPGHKKVGVPYGTHAARVNQSGVPSMVFGPGSIAQAHTVDEWVEIDQLVKSEEVYYQFCAQAGRGV, encoded by the coding sequence ATGGATGTCGTCCAGCTGTTAAAACAACTGATTGCCATTCCCAGCGTGAATCCCATGGGGCGCGCTGTTTCCGGTGATATTTACTTCGAAGGCAGACTGACTCAGTTTCTGTGTGATTATTTTCAGGACCTGGGCGTCGAATATGAGTCGATCGAAGTGGTGCCCGGGCGGAATAATGTGATCGCCCGCACGCCGGTCAAGCCGGGAGTGCCAACGATTCTGATGGACGTCCACCAGGATACGGTCCCCGCGGAAGGGATGATCGTGCCTCCGTTTGAGGGGACCGAGAAGGACGGCCGGATCTATGGTCGCGGTGCCTGCGACGTCAAAGGGAGCATGGCGGCGATGCTGATGGCCTTCACGCGGCTGGTTAAAGACAATCCCCCGGATGCCGCGAACGTGATTCTTTCCTGCACCTGCGATGAGGAAGCGACTGTGCAGGGGATCAACCACCTGGTCCAGCTCTGGGAAAATCCGAGCGGACTGAGCCAGATTCTGACCGAGCCCCCCGATCTGGGGCTGGTCGCCGAACCGACGATGCTGGATATCGTGGTCGCGCACCGTGGGGCGACTCGCTGGAAGATCAAGACGACGGGGAAGGCGTGTCACAGTTCGCAGCCCAACGATGGCGTCAACGCCATTTACCGGATGGCGGACGTCATCAAGGCGCTGCAGGTGTATGCGGATGAACTGACGCAGCGGGAAGCGCATCCGTTGTGTGGTCCGCCGACATTGAGTGTCGGCGTGATCGAAGGGGGCGACAGCGTCAACATTGTGCCGGACTGGTGCACGATTGAAATCGACCGGCGGGTGATTCCCGGCGAAGACGGTATCGACGTGATGAACCAGGTGGAAGCGTTTCTGAAAGAAAAGCTGCCGTTCGAGTTCGAGATGCTGCCGCCGTGGATTACCGGCGTTTCGCTGTCGGATCACAATAACGGAGCATGGAGTGATCAGCTGCTCAAAGTGATCGACACCATGGAGCCGGGGCACAAAAAAGTGGGTGTGCCTTATGGAACGCACGCGGCCCGCGTGAATCAGAGCGGAGTGCCGTCGATGGTGTTCGGACCCGGTTCGATCGCCCAAGCCCATACGGTGGATGAGTGGGTTGAGATCGATCAACTGGTGAAATCAGAAGAGGTGTATTACCAGTTCTGTGCCCAGGCGGGACGAGGTGTTTAA